From a single Parambassis ranga chromosome 2, fParRan2.1, whole genome shotgun sequence genomic region:
- the LOC114432359 gene encoding neuronal membrane glycoprotein M6-b-like isoform X1, translating to MDGTKPVMESNAEETQDEGQESKGCFECCIKCLGGVPYASLVATILCFSGVALFCGCGHVALTGTLTMLENHFSTVTSDHATLTMVIQIFQYIIYGIASFFFVYAIILLAEGFYTTSAIKKELQSDFKTTVCGRCITAFFMFLTYILFLAFLAIFGFTAIPVFLFFNMWSTCAAMKSPDANITSPESICVDVRQYGIIPWNATPGKACGATLGEICNTSEFYLSYHLYIVALAGAGATVIALIHYLMILAANWAYLKSAVSTHEYQDIKTKDDQDLEAEARSKEGQNSSSYS from the exons ATGGATGGGACAAAGCCGGTCATGGAGTCCAATGCGGAGGAGACTCAGGACGAAGGACAGGAGAGCAAAG GATGCTTCGAGTGCTGCATCAAGTGTCTGGGCGGGGTGCCCTACGCCTCGCTGGTGGCCACCATCCTCTGCTTCTCAGGCGTGGCCCTGTTCTGCGGTTGCGGCCATGTGGCGCTGACCGGAACCCTGACCATGCTGGAGAACCACTTCTCCACGGTCACCAGTGATCACGCCACGCTCACCATGGT GATTCAGATCTTTCAGTACATCATCTACGGCATCGCGTCCTTCTTCTTTGTCTACGCCATCATCCTGCTCGCCGAGGGTTTTTACACCACCAGCGCCATCAAGAAGGAGCTGCAGAGCGACTTCAAGACCACCGTCTGCGGACGCTGCATCACCGCCTTC TTCATGTTCCTGACCTACATCCTGTTTCTGGCCTTCCTTGCCATCTTCGGCTTTACAGCGATCCCCGTGTTCCTTTTCTTTAACATGTGGAGTACCTGCGCTGCCATGAAGTCTCCTGATGCTAACATCACCTCTCCTGAGTCCATCTGTGTGGACGTCAGGCAGTACG GTATTATTCCCTGGAACGCCACGCCGGGTAAAGCTTGTGGAGCCACACTGGGAGAGATCTGTAACACCAGCGAG TTCTACCTGTCCTACCACCTCTACATCGTTGCGTTAGCCGGAGCCGGAGCCACCGTCATCGCATTG ATTCACTACCTGATGATTTTGGCGGCCAACTGGGCCTATCTGAAGAGCGCCGTCTCCACGCATGAGTACCAGGACATCAAGACCAAGGACGACCAGGATCTGGAGGCCGAGGCGCGCTCCAAGGAGGGCCAgaactcctcctcctactcATAA
- the LOC114432359 gene encoding neuronal membrane glycoprotein M6-b-like isoform X2 yields the protein MGCFECCIKCLGGVPYASLVATILCFSGVALFCGCGHVALTGTLTMLENHFSTVTSDHATLTMVIQIFQYIIYGIASFFFVYAIILLAEGFYTTSAIKKELQSDFKTTVCGRCITAFFMFLTYILFLAFLAIFGFTAIPVFLFFNMWSTCAAMKSPDANITSPESICVDVRQYGIIPWNATPGKACGATLGEICNTSEFYLSYHLYIVALAGAGATVIALIHYLMILAANWAYLKSAVSTHEYQDIKTKDDQDLEAEARSKEGQNSSSYS from the exons GATGCTTCGAGTGCTGCATCAAGTGTCTGGGCGGGGTGCCCTACGCCTCGCTGGTGGCCACCATCCTCTGCTTCTCAGGCGTGGCCCTGTTCTGCGGTTGCGGCCATGTGGCGCTGACCGGAACCCTGACCATGCTGGAGAACCACTTCTCCACGGTCACCAGTGATCACGCCACGCTCACCATGGT GATTCAGATCTTTCAGTACATCATCTACGGCATCGCGTCCTTCTTCTTTGTCTACGCCATCATCCTGCTCGCCGAGGGTTTTTACACCACCAGCGCCATCAAGAAGGAGCTGCAGAGCGACTTCAAGACCACCGTCTGCGGACGCTGCATCACCGCCTTC TTCATGTTCCTGACCTACATCCTGTTTCTGGCCTTCCTTGCCATCTTCGGCTTTACAGCGATCCCCGTGTTCCTTTTCTTTAACATGTGGAGTACCTGCGCTGCCATGAAGTCTCCTGATGCTAACATCACCTCTCCTGAGTCCATCTGTGTGGACGTCAGGCAGTACG GTATTATTCCCTGGAACGCCACGCCGGGTAAAGCTTGTGGAGCCACACTGGGAGAGATCTGTAACACCAGCGAG TTCTACCTGTCCTACCACCTCTACATCGTTGCGTTAGCCGGAGCCGGAGCCACCGTCATCGCATTG ATTCACTACCTGATGATTTTGGCGGCCAACTGGGCCTATCTGAAGAGCGCCGTCTCCACGCATGAGTACCAGGACATCAAGACCAAGGACGACCAGGATCTGGAGGCCGAGGCGCGCTCCAAGGAGGGCCAgaactcctcctcctactcATAA